The nucleotide window TTTTCTAACcaaaaaattaagcaaaaatCGTAAATTAGGGTTCCGTTGTCAACTAACTAGATTCAATAAAAGActgaaaatttgaatttgattgatTAAAGAAGAAAGCAGGATTTCTATGAAGATCATGATCGATTCACCGTACCTGAAATTGGCTTGAAAATCGGAATTGCAAAGAAGAGAAATAAAAGGAGAGAGATAGCGAAACACGAGCACACAAAAGGGAAAAAACGGTGTGAACCCTAAAACGTGGTACTAGCTTGTTTTAAATGACGACGCGGAaacgtttttttcattttattcaatGTCCTGTGAACCGGGAGGGCCGGTTTCATCTGGTTTAAATGCTGTAATCTAGGGTGGACaaagtctcttgagagatcgtctttttgagagacatatTTCAAGTCCaatctattaaaaattaatatcaatctatcgtattcttaatgacTACTAATAAGatccttaatgcatacttaacatattcttaatgcctacttacagtatcttaaatgtctacttatatcatttttaatgtcaacttataatatttttaaaaatatataatgggccggctCAAAAGAGatagtctcttaaagagaccgtctctcacaagaatttgtgaatcgGGTTTTGCCTCAGTTGAAGAGAAAATATCATTATTCGAAAAAGATTTTAGGTTTGACTCTCATtaagttttcttttttcttcgGCTTACCCGAAAAAATTATTATGCACATAAAATcccttacggcccgtttggtcgatggtaatgaagtaatgggaatgaaatgttgtaatggcaatagtaatgaaggaatggatatgagaattggtaataaagattcttttgtttagtgtgcatgactaaagaatggcaATGGAAGATAacattccattgattgcatttggttgttagtaataaaaaatagtaatgactcttagtttcattattgtatatttgtatctaaaagcattattgtatctaaattattttatctaatgattctttttttaataataatatttttttggataattacatacattaccttttttttttcttcattattttttcttcagctcgaaacaacattaataaaaatggccctttttggtaatttcattacctaaTTTTATTACCACCCATTACCATtaaaggcatccaaacaaccaaattttttattacttaattttattaccattaccgccttcTAATACCACGTACCAAAACGGGCAGAGCTATCCCAATGGTGAGGATTTTTTGTTTTGAGTGAAAATTTTTTTGAGTAAAATGTATTCCAATGGTGAAAagtcataaaaaaaattctcaaatgtaTCTAAAAAAACTACTTGGGTGGGAAATATTTAGAAAGCATTTTTGTTCACCCAACATATAAAAACTTGACACATATccaaacaacttttttttatttttaaaataggttttttctatttatacatacattaaaaaaatagatataaatatacTATTGGTTAAAAATTTTGTGCTTTATAATTAGACGCtcttttactatattttaatatgctttaaattttttattttattctaattcTACGTGAATTAATATTGgtaagaaaatttttttgttttctcattgatggaatatatattttatgttaaaaattttcacattaaaaattgatttggatAAGAGAAAAAGTATAGAGAGAGATTTGTgtggaaattattttttaacaccAATGAGAGTGCTCTTACTATATACTTCAATGATTCATACTCTTTGTTCTCCACTCCACTAGTTAAGGACTACAAAGTAATAAAGTACTTTCtctgttccattatacttgtaattgatAGTGATATTTTTCCACAAATTTTGTCACAATTAATTAcaagtatttcaaaatgaaggtaatattagaattaaaaaagcTTTATGTGAAAGTCCTATACAATTGAACAGAGGGACATTTATCAACCAACAAAGATATAAAAACACTTAGAATTCTACAAggttaataacttataaaaaaacttACTGTACAATCATCAGCCAACGCATAGGATGATACCTCCATTACTAAAATTATCCCATTTACACTGAAATAAACATATTATGAAATCTAACCTAACTTATATAACCCAAGCCATAACAGATGGACTCAAAATTTCCATCTCCTTTTGATGAAAGTTGGGAAAAATTGagataaatattattttcttcgtGCCAACAACGAAAACATGAGCCGAACTCATATTGGTTGGTTAAGGCTTTGACGTTGTTGCAGTTCTTGTGGCATAGTTCTCAACAACGAACAGGTGTGACCAAACCATATTGTTGGATTAAGGATTGACGTTTATGTAGTTGTGGTATAGTTGTCAACAACGAATAGGTGCAATAGGTGATTTAACTTCGGGAGTAGTACCACCACTTCTGCAAATATGGTTACCTATGGGACTTCTCCGAGTTTTGGGTCCATGGCTTGCCTTTTGACGATCGACACTTTGTTTTACCTCGACCTTTATAGGGTATAAATCATGATTAGGCGGATATAAATCGACAATGGGCTTACATTCTTGTAGTTTCTCTAGTGTTGAAACCACCTCGGTCATATTTGGCCTAAATCTAGGGTCCATTGACAGGCATTGGATAACAAGGTTGCCTAGGACTTTTGCTGATCTAGAGGAGTACTTCCCTTGGATTCTTGTATCCATGATTTGGCGTGTTTTCTCTTTTCGAAGGTAAGGCATCGCCCATTGAACTAGATCCCTCTCGGTACAAGCCCGATTTGAATCTAACACTCGTTTTCCTGTCATTACTTCTAGGAGAACAACCCCAAAACTGTAAATGTCATTCTTTGGAGTGAGGTGACCTGCAAAACAAGCAAGATTTCAAGCTCAAGATAACACATCCAAGAGCAAAGATCACGGGCAGTAAACTTTGGTCTTATCACCTTACAAAAATAAGATTCAGAAGCAGAGAAACTCGATTAAGGTCGTTCTCTTCAACttgatttttgaaattattacttattcttatcTTATTGAAATCAGATCATATCAGAATGGATCATATCAAAACTattcaaatcaaatcataaaGTTTCAGATTGGATCAgactagaccagaccagaaCCAGATGCAGATAAAATCTAATAAGGAGTAATACAAATGTATGTTAAACCAAATCGATTGCATTCTTTTGTCTTATGTTAGTTCATCTAAATCTAGGTTACTAGTATAAGGTGCACAAAACACTCATCTGAATGTATGTTAAACCAAATCGACTGCATTCTTTTGTCTTATGttagttcaatattaagagGGTTTTTAATACAAATGACTCTAGCCATGACTTAGTTAGGCCCGAGCCTAGATTCTCCCGAACCCACATTATGCAAAAGAGAAACTAGAGGGACTTTTACCGGTGGCAATATATTCAGGAGCAGCATATCCATGGGTACCCATGACTCTAGTAGAAACATAACCTTGATCATCACACGGCCCATCTTTAGCCAAACCGAAATCAGAAAGCTTTGCCTCGAAATCCTGTATATATTACACATCATGAGAATGTTAAACAATGCAAGATATGATTCAGAAGTGTTTAAAAAGCTAATACATGTGTAAGACATACTGAATCAAGGAGTATGTTGGACGGCTTAAAATCTCGATAGATGACTTTTATCTTAGGACTGTGGAGGAAAGCAAGTCCCTTGGCTGCACCAAGTACGATTTTCATCCGAAGATCCCATGATAAAGGCTCACCATAGGATGATTCTGATTGAAAATAACATGATTGCACATTTTAGcagatatgaaaattttgaatGATCGACCAAGATGATGTATTGATAAAGAACTCACTCTTAAACAAAAGATTCTCCAAGCTGCCACATGGCATGAACTCGTATACCAAGAGGCGATGTTCATCCTCTAAGCAGTATCCTATCAAGTTCACAAGATTACGGTGTCGTAATTGCCCCAAGTAGTTGATTTCAGTCTGAATTCAGCCAACACATTCAATCAATCAgtatatatgatttattcataaCACATATCAACACAAGGTAGGATTAAAATACAATAGATCAGTAGATACATGTTTCCATCATTTCAGGCTCATATGTTACAATTGAGTGAGTGACCCATAGATACTATAGAAGACAACTATCTAAAGTTGCAGATGTTCATTCGGGACATCAAGTCGATTTTGGGTCATATCTTCTGGGTCGGTTTGAAATTGGGTTTTGTGTTCACAtcgatttttacataattttaatttcattttgaagtcgggttTGGTTACAAGGTCGAGCAAATCGGGTCATTGGATCTGTTTTAAACGCCTCTAATTAATAGCATACAATAAGCTATTAACTATAGTATAATCACTATGAAAACGAAACTTATATTGATATCAAATACAACACCATATATTTAGGGTGTTTGACAAATGACTTTTTTTGGTTCGcttttatcttcttttttttgtcttttatgttgcttaaatagcaaaaaaaaccatttgATGAATTGATTTTAAGCCGGCTGAAAAGGTAACTTTTAAatcaaaccaaaaacaaaaagttattggtttttgtctttttgactttttttcacTGATAAACAGCCAACAAACATCTCCCCTTCCAGCTCTAGCTAAGAGTCATTTACCGAACATACACATTAATACATTATCAATATGCCTTAATAAGAGATACTAACCAGCCATTCACTGTGACCCTGACATCCTTCATGATTAAGCCTCTTAACAGCAATAACCATTCCAGAAGGTGGCTTAGTAGGCGCATAAGTTTGCTCATCAATCCAACCCTTGTACACACAACCAAACCCACCTTCTCCCAGCACACTATCAGGCTGAAAATTTCGAGTTGCTGTTGATAGATCATTGTAGGAAAAGCTCTTCAAATTTGAAGATTGCAAAATCTCTCCCTCTGATCTTTTGTTCAATCTTTCTGAAGGAACCTTCTCAGATCCTTCGCCTTTACAATGAACACAACAATGTTAAGTACAAAGAAATAAAGCCTTCACACATGTGATGATCTTTCTTAACTAAGCACACTTTTACTTTTCTTCATGAATGATTGAAGGTTCCATTgtcaaaaactcaaaattaaaaGCACCTTTTTTAGACATAAAAATATCTAGAGTTGGATTTTTCAAAGTTCCAATCTTTTCCCCATTTACTATTGCATTCAAGATAACGTATATCATCCCTACCATAAATTCAAAATACTGGATAGGATGGACTGAACATTCAATAGTCAATTCTACATGTGTGCTTGAGCCAACTcggttattatttttctttgttataCTTCTATGTTGCAAAATTTGGACTATTAATCAAATGATATGAATCATGACATAGGCAGACTCAAGATTCTACCATACCTAACATGAAGATAATGCAACATCATGTCTAAAAGAACAGAAAAAGTCAATATCCAACCAAAATTAAACCAACGCCTATTTGTTAGTCCGTCAAAATtcgtcacaaaatcacccatgTGCCACTCGTGTGGATACACCCACGGTGGGCTTGGGCTCACAAACCCACAACTAATGAACGTTAACTTCTATACACACCTAATAAGGTTTACTTTTTCCGAAACCACAATCATTTAGTCTTACTAAATGTTTATGAtcttcaatttccaattaaactCAATGATCAACCAGCATAACCAAACATTAATCATGACTTgcacaattaaacaacaatccATTATCAAACCCCAAAAATCCAACACTCTCCAATTCAATCATCAACCaacatcatcaaaaacaacaattaCACAACATATTAAAcccaaaaataatcaaaataaactgAAACCAATATATAAATTAGTATGAAATGCAATTGAAAGCGCCAAAATATTTGGTGGGTACTTACTAGTATGATGAACAGGGCTCTCATGAGCTTTAATTTGTACACTAAAACAACAACCCATGAAAAATTTGAGATTTTCTAGCAAAAGCTTTCTCTTTTAAGATTACCCAAATATGAAAACAAGCTTGTAAGAGAGTAGGTGGATAAGGATTACATATTTATTTGAACAAGAAGCTGAAAGCAAAGAACAAGTCGACCAAAAATTCAAGCAAGTTGATGAGAATTGTATGaaagatttttaatttgataaatgtTGAAAAAGACAGCAGTAGAAAAGTGGATGTGAAAATGGAATACAGTAGATTTCAATGTTTTGTAACAGGGTTTATTTTAAGAAAGAGAACCTAGAAAATAGAAATGCACTAGAAAAAAAAGGGTTTAATTAACTTGGTGAGTGAGGTTAATTATATTTgcaatattttacttttaaatgtaatttaaaGTCTTAATTATAGTATTTATAGTTTgagttataaataattgaaatttattaaaaattttattatgaaattatgcaattagataatttaaataagattttatttgattattttttagtcTTATATATTTACGGTTCAGTGTACATTGAAGCCATACaggatatgtatgacagagtttcgactaGCATTCAAACACCGGTGCGGATAAGAGAGTCTTTTCCGATTAAAATAGGACTATATCAGGGATCGGCTCTAtaccctttcatttttactgtcataatggaagagattgctaaatctatttgggagacggtaccgtaGTGCATGATTTTCGCggacgacatagtgctggtagcagaaactaaagaagttagtaacaaattggatgagtggagggaagctttagaaggcaAAGGATTGCGCATTAGCcgtacgaagaccgagtatttgcgctgtgactttaATGGGACATCACCGGTAAGTGAACTACAGGTGCCCATAAGTGAAACAGTTGTTAAGAGtacaaccaagtacaagtattttgggattgatcattcaaagggatggggagattgacggggatgtaaatcatcgtatacatgcgggttggctcaagtggcgagcagccaccgcagtGCTATATGATAAGAAATTCCcgagcaagttaaaaggaaaattctaccatGCGgcagacctgctctgctatatgggaccaaatgttggcctgtaaagaagattttcgaacataagatggaagttacagaaatttatatgctgaggtggatgtgtgggcacacattgatagatcgaattaggaaccaagactttagggacaaactaggggtagcctaCCCCTATATCtagaaaaatgcgcgaaaatagattgaggtggtttggtcatgtgcagagaaagactttcgacgcccttgtgaggagggtagaatgCATTATaatagagggtaagaggagtcgaggaagacccaagaAAACTTGGGATGaacaaataagagttgacttgcatgagttaaacctctctgcggacctgactaggaataggagcagttggagacgccatatccatgtcttagattactaatgTCCTCTTAATTTTCCTTTTAGTGTCCTTAACCTCTTTGCTTATATCGTTTCATTTCTAGTAGTTCTTTGTTTTCCTTTTGTAGTGGTTCTACCTTTTATAGGCCTTTATGTTATCTTTGTGTAATCAcatctctttatcttcctcgagccgggggactcctttggccgcgctcttctttatgggtatgagttgttgcCGTTTTTCCCTCCCCATACCCTTGCCTTagttttttctatgagcgggatatacgggtaggatgatgatgatgatggtaaaGTAAGATATAAAGTTGGTATATGTGCTCGTGCATACTTTGATATAACGGGTCGGATAGGTCGACATTTGAGTTGGttgcttttaaaaaattcattttatggTACTTTTATATGAAGTTACTATAAATGTAATTGGATCGACCTAACGATTCACAAAGTGAGAATATAATGACCATTAAGAAACTCTTAGAAAATGTATATAGGATACGGGCTGGTTAAAACATACTTAACCCACTATTCAATCCCTTTTATAATCTATCTCACTACATGGTAATAAAAGAGTCCGTAAAATAAAGACATTTGACAAAGTTTAATAAATTGTCATTTATCATTTCAAAACTTTTTTAGAAGTTTATGATTATGATATGATGAGCTTAAAATAGTACAAATCCACATATTtgcaattataataaaaatctaaaataaggtacattatattttaaactctaaatGTAGACAAAACTTTTGAACTTTGTAGGAGTAGTAAACTTTTTAATAATTgactgaattttttttatttactttgacGTGGAGTCATTTATTAATCAATTGTTTAATTATTAGAGGTTGATTTCTTACATAAATGTTAGTTTAATAATGCTTTAGAGGATTAGAGTCTTGAGTCTTCGCAAGTGAATACAATGAATATTGACCAacgtaatataaaaattaatcaaaaatctcgctttatgtttattaaattttttatttctcaCATGGTTtatgtattaatttatttctcacATTAAGGTTTACGTAAACTCGGATTAATTATCAGATTGATTATTTATGAGACTGATTATGAAGGAATTTGGGTTTGGGTCTATTTAGTCTATAACTTAGATCATTTTATTAAGAgcttaattaatataaaattgtttaatatataacacataaaaatatatagtgGATGAGTTTCTTCAACATTTAGAGATAAGAACAATATTTTTGATCAATTGACCTTGTGAACAATATGTTTGATAAAAGGATTTGAAAATATCctctattaaaaaatatttttattcgtTTAAATTTCAAGCaagaattaatatttaaaaatttgactATATCACAACTTTAAAAAGCTATTATATTCCTTtcaatttgtaaaatttttatattttaatttgttccgCTACTAGCCTGATactgtatgtttttttttggcaatgatTTTACTCTTTATTTTAATCTAtctataaacttgtttttttcttcattttaaccatttatttttatcatgtatttatttttttattttattttctaaatcaaTTCATTTCAACCACTcactttgaaatagataaaaaaaatatattttaatattttaaaattggaTGACCATTGATAGGTCTATCCATATTCAGGGTATATGTCAAACGCCAATAATTTTATGGCAGTACATAATCCCTTAACTAAAAAGTAAAAGCATGCCTTATTTTCCATTTCCTTGTAGTctttttaattaaaagaaatagtcTCAAATGAAAAAAGTAGAAATCAAGAAATTGActaaaagtgttaaaaatattttttttttgtcttttgagTTTGTAGTTGCACTATATTATTCAAAtatataagtatttttttttagtcatatgatataaattcaaaaaaatgagaaaaatatatttttttgaaaaagtatgagaaatatataaaagaGAATTACGACTATAATAAATAGTCCtagcaaaaaaattatttagaataaatataataggatgaactaaaataaaattattttatagaacGAAGAGAGTAATATTGACTATCTTTTCCAATTGGCCAAGTAGTCAAAGCCACTATAACAAATAGTGATAGtactttattatattattagtttacaTGCATGCAAAAGTGTCACGTTAGGAAGCACTCAAGCAAGGATAGCGatagtataatttatttttatattgattatagccaatattaatttttgatgtTAGATATTCTTTTATAGGAGTAATACTATGTTTATGTAATATTTTAACATTATGTATAAGAAGAGTATGtgttatatttaattttctagTTGAAAGGGTTTTTGTTTAAGATTGGGTGAGGAGGTTAATTTCTTGATGTGTTatgtttcattttattataagacTGTTATTATCTAAGattgaatttattatttgatCACACACATTTATATTAAGATTgagtaataaaaacaataaatgaaCATATTAAGTATAACATATACGTTATACGAACAAAAAGTATGAAGGTTCAAAGGGAGAAGAACGATAACATATATTATTTCAAACATATAATTggaaaaaatctttaaaaaaataaatcttacacaaaattacttattattatcaaattgtTATTTTGAGCAAAATTATTGGTAAATCATAGaccttaaaaagtaaaatatgaaTCATTTGACacaaaaatttttcaaaaattgtaGTTGAAGAAAAAGTCAAACCACTTTATCTTCAACCAATTACATGTGGATGAAATGTCAACTAACAATAAATACTTATAATACTACGTAGACATGTTTAGTTATTAGTTGGTCTTCACAAATACTCAAAATAGATAGAAATTAAAACCTCTCTCCCTATAACCACAAATGCCAAGTCCACACCCTTATTTCCTTTCAAAAGAACAATTCTAAATCTAACCTTAAATATAGATagcattaattattttcttctttgaaatattttatcatttttcaaatatgtagtgctttgaaaagaaaaattacgtgaatgaaaattaagagaatatatagtcattttcaaatcaaaatataacaaaaacaatGAGTTACACtaaatttcaaaacttaataatttttatgacACATACGTTGGGTGTATGCACTTATGACTTATTGATAGTtcgttaattattttatttcctttttattttttttaaagtgacTTTTTTGTCTTTAGATTATGACATGATAAGATATAAAACCGTTtctacacaaattaaaaattgaccaATTCTAAAAGTACAggaatttgttttattttcataaGAAACTTTCCTCATTaagtttataattaattatactacACCCTTTTCTTCCAATTTAATATACTAGTATTTCGgtttaagataaaaaaatttattgaattttttgagATTATAATCAGACTCATAGTCTAATATTTCGCACAAAATCAAGATCTTGGAGAAAAGATAGCAGATAAATCTTATCTTCTCTAGCATAGGAACCCGCAAATTACAATGCAAGCTAAATTTAGAGTCATTTTGaacacaaaataaacaaataaataatcgAGTAACATAAGATGTAATAAACAAATTAGATTTGTAGTTAGGACAAAAGGTGGGTGGTGAAAAAGAACTATCAAAAGTCTAAGATGTGAATATGTTAGTCTCAAAATACTCCTATTTATGTAAGATCTTGTTAAACTTATTTATAGGTGAGTTTTTTACTATACTTTTTATCATGTGTATCTAAAAATATTGagacataatttttttaaagaaaaaagtgtgcaaaaagtaaatgaaaaaaacaaatatgaatATGAAGATGAAACAAGTCTTGGGAGTTATAACCACAAGTCAAAAGATATAGTTTAATAATGATACTTCATCTCAGTTGTTATCCATTGCTTTGTGCACAATGAAGTGTAGTTTAACATTAGCTATTTAGCTTTTAGTTATATGTACAAGTCGTCGTTGAATAGAGGCATTTGATAAAACTAAAAGTGGTAAACTAttgaatagaaaaaaataggttaaaaatgcaaaaaccaatca belongs to Amaranthus tricolor cultivar Red isolate AtriRed21 chromosome 17, ASM2621246v1, whole genome shotgun sequence and includes:
- the LOC130803600 gene encoding receptor-like cytoplasmic kinase 176 codes for the protein MGCCFSVQIKAHESPVHHTSEGSEKVPSERLNKRSEGEILQSSNLKSFSYNDLSTATRNFQPDSVLGEGGFGCVYKGWIDEQTYAPTKPPSGMVIAVKRLNHEGCQGHSEWLTEINYLGQLRHRNLVNLIGYCLEDEHRLLVYEFMPCGSLENLLFKKSSYGEPLSWDLRMKIVLGAAKGLAFLHSPKIKVIYRDFKPSNILLDSDFEAKLSDFGLAKDGPCDDQGYVSTRVMGTHGYAAPEYIATGHLTPKNDIYSFGVVLLEVMTGKRVLDSNRACTERDLVQWAMPYLRKEKTRQIMDTRIQGKYSSRSAKVLGNLVIQCLSMDPRFRPNMTEVVSTLEKLQECKPIVDLYPPNHDLYPIKVEVKQSVDRQKASHGPKTRRSPIGNHICRSGGTTPEVKSPIAPIRC